The Drosophila nasuta strain 15112-1781.00 chromosome 2R, ASM2355853v1, whole genome shotgun sequence genome segment cgtgtatatataaaaaaaaaactagtaaTCATTTTTAGGCAATCTATTTGCTTAAAATAGTATAgcacattttgaaaaaataatgaatgaaaataaaaatgttaatttaaaaatcaacgAGTCGCATTACTTTGTCATTCTCcctaaatattaaaatgtttgattttACATCATTCCATGCATAAGTTTcagttttaaaaaatgtttcgTAAAGAGAAAAAATGGTGAAACTTAGCAAAGGGCTAGAATTtccaaaaatatcaaaatgttAACGagattttaaaaacaaatcgcgccatctaaaaatataccaaaatatcaTATTAAGTGTTACCAGGTTGCTAGCTTTGAATGATTTAGAATTGTAGTTTGCTGTCACACCCTGGACGCAAAAACGAATCAATCTAAAAATTGTGTCAATCAATGTTGCTctatttgtaataaatttggattcaaacaaaaatacataaaaaaaattcttaacaaaatgttaaaagcaaattaaatgggCATTTGAAAAGCGGTTGTCGTACAATACTTGGATAGAGCCGTTGCACAGAGCTTTTGTGGTGTGGCAAAGCTTTCCACGCGAATCAGTAGTAAACGCGCTACTGGACTGAGAGCACGCGGGCTAAAGAAACCGAGGCAAATCAACTAAACATAAAGAAGTGTAAGCTGACTGTGAAGTCGTCCGGCATTCGATAAACAGCGATTCTagttttgtagttgttgttattgagcGTAACTACATTCGTGCTTCTTATTACACTAGGAAGCATAATTTGTGTGCAGCCTTCGCAATTTATTTGAAGTCGAGTGATAAGAAATAAGGAAGCAATCATGAGCAAACAACTGGCGCGTCGTGTGGGCCAAGTCAATAAATTCTTGACTGCTGCGTCCGCAAATGCTGCGGCTACCCACAACAATTACTACACCTATGTCCAGGAGTTGTCCCATCCTATTGACCGAGAGCCTCCAATTGTCTCAGCCGAGGAAGCTGTCAGCTGCATTAAGTCTGGTAAGCAGAGCATTGCTGATACTTTGCCATTCACTTTTAAATGTGGTGTAGAAACttggaaatgcaaaaaaaattcgGGGCCAGATTTTTCTATTCGTTATGTAATGTTTGCACTGTTGTGGTTGATCGCCTCCGTCCCTGCGCCGTTTACAGTTCTGCTTAGAGCAACGAGAAAGTAGAATGAAAATGCGGCCAGGTTAAGGTTATGCGAGCAGGAGGAAGAGCAAGATGTAGAGGGAGGGGCACACAAGTCATGCAAATATTAAGCGGGtttgcatgtgtgcgtgtgtttgttggTGTAATGAGGCGATTGTAATTCAAActgtttacacacacaaacactcacaccATATCAAGTGGGCCATTACAGGGTGCTCAATTGACAATACCGGCAATAGAAATCAATTGATTGACCGTGATTAGACCCAGAAATTGACTTATCAGTTATTTATGAGCACTCTCCCTACCcttgaatgaaaaataatgaagCGCACCTTACATAATCTTTGCTAGCTAATCAAAATCTTTCAAACAAGCGAAAGAATTGtgacgtacatacatatatatgcatatgtatgtcaGAAGCTGCAGCTAATTTCTCGCTTATTTACATTGATTGCAGCTTGGACAACAAGTATGCagataaacaaatacatatgtacatgcatttagttttattaGTTGGGGAATAAATTAagaacacgcacacacatccAGAATAACATCTGCTTGCTAGTGTATTTATATTCTGTACTTTGCCCTGTGTGCTGACAGTGAAAAGCTTAGCttacacacactgacacactcAGAGACATACAGAAGCGGCAGAAAAAACAGGTCTGGCCATAGACTAAAACGAGCAGACAGCTGTGCTGATAAGGGCATTATTatctacatacaaaatataataacatgttatacttgtatgtgtgtgtgagtagtATGGCCttatgcaataataatatgtagAAGGTGGGCTGACTGTACAAGGGTATTAGCATTTTATTGGGAGCAGCAATTAGGCGAACAATTCTGTTGATAACattcggcagcagcagcacttgctAAATTTTTTGTGGGGTGCTAATGCAgcattgatttaattaatttcaattggcAAGTTGCGCAAGAGACGCAAAAGACTGCCAGACGAcgcacaaaaatatttctataatcAAACtagttgatgatgatgatgatgacgataatGATGGTTGAGCCCCgcccacaaaaaaagaaaaacaaacatttgcgAGCTTTGCAACTCTGGTCGCACTTTGATAGCTTCATCATCTCAATGGACAAATGgataaaatattgaaagatTCAACCCTGTCTAAATTTAGACTAATTCAGCAAACACGCGCCGAACTAAAGAAGCGACGTCATTTCATTTTCGGACaagatttgttgttgtttgacttggtttttttctttctttttcttttattattttttatggcacGTTTTGGCagataacaaacaaacacacacacatatataatacatatccATGTATTTCGATAGGTATTGAACTTGAGGCAAAGTAAACATAATCCATGTAAAGCCatcaacaaaatgttgttaaCACTTTATTTATGAACTTGCGGTAatgacatttaattaaattaatgactTATGACACTTAGGGTTTATCTTATCGTGATCTTGTCGTTAGTATACAGTGTATTGCAGACACACACGAATACACTTTCAGTTGGCACATTCAAGCGATACGATTTAGGATTATTGACGCCAGAGCGCATTGGCTGcaataaaaatagataatGACCTACAGACAGAacctatatatgtacatatatactaatTTTTGCCAGTCGAAGTCGCAGCtaatattgttgaaaattaaatatttttaaaatacgtAAAGTCAATATTGCCCACTGTGCGTGATAGGGTCGCTAGACGTGACTACAAGTACAGTTTAGATAATGCATTAATCATTAGTTTAtgttaatttcaattacatttgagTTCAATCGCTTACACCACGCATTGAGTAAACACATTATAATGCTAGTTTGAACTTTAATGCGTATATTTACTGTACGCATTTTTGGCATGCAATTTCTTGGCATAGCTATGTTAATTTTTACACTATATGTCTAAATATAAAACAGCACGTGCAGCAGTATATGCCGGTTGTGGTCAGGGTATtaatacattcatatatagATACAAAATTGCCTTGCTAAACGAAAATGTCGTTTAGAACAATGTTTAATAGAACTAGGAACAGATTTGTATATGTAGTGGGAACACTTAGCGAAGACATGAACCAACATCAATCACTGAGCGATTAAACTTTTTATCGCGGGACTTAAAAACAAGGCttctcaattttatttattattattattagtaattGAGAATTAAATTCTGTTAAGGTATCATAATTTTTTCTTACACTTGTTGCAAATACATGTTCACATTcattaataatcaataaatcataaattttctGGCTTTTAGGTGATACCGTTTTCGCCCAGGGCGCTGCCGGTACTCCAAATGTGCTCCTCAATGCGATGACCCAGCATGGCAAGTGCAACAAGCTGGAGAAGATCACGGTCTGCCACATGCACACTGAGGGACCCGCCGAGTACTGCAAGCCGGAGTACAAGGACATCTTCCGCTCCAACTCGTTCTTCATGGGCGGCAATGTGCGCAAAGCTGTTGCCGAGGGCCGTGGCGATAATGTGCCCATCTTTTTGCACGAGATTCCTCAGTTGTTCTACAAGAAGATTGTCAAGCCCGATGTGACCTTCATTCATGTGTCGCCCCCAGATCGTCATGGTTTCTGCTCGCTCGGCACCAGCGTTGATTGCGTGCGTGCTGGTCTGCTCAACTCCAAGAAGATTGTCGGTAAGTGTTTTTCTATCAATGCtataaaattttctttatatactAACGCAATTATTTCTTGCTTTTAGCTCAAATCAATCCTAATATGCCTCGTACTTTTGGCGATTCCATCATCCACAAATCGCACTTTGACTTTGCCGTCGAGGTCAACGAAAAACTGCCACAACATGGAACAGGTGAAATCTCGCCGGTGGAGCAGAAGATTGGCAAACTGATTGCCGAGAATCTGGTAAAAGATGGTGCCACACTGCAGATGGGCATTGGCAGCATTCCAGACGCTGTGCTTGCCGCTCTCCACAATCACAAGGATCTGGGCATTCACTCCGAGATGTTTGCCAACGGTGTTGTTGATCTGGTCAAGAAAGGTTGCGtcacaaacagcaaaaagaagATGCACCGCGGACGCATTGTGGGCTCTTTCCTCATTGGCGATCAAGCCTTGTACGACTTTGTCAACGATAATCCTTTCATTGGTAAGTCAACCAAGTTTATTGGAAGATCTGCAATTCCAACTCTTGATTATTTACAGAGATGCTGGTCATTGACTATGTGAACAACACGAGCATTGTGAAGCAACAGCCCCGCATGACGGCCATCAACAGCTGCATTGAGGTCGATCTAACTGGCCAGGTTTGCTCCGACTCAATTGGCACACGCTTCTACTCCGGATTTGGTGGACAGGTTGATTTCATTCGTGGCGCTGCCGAAGGTCTTGATGGTTTGGGTGTGCCCATCATTGCCATGCCTTCGACAACCAACAAGGGAGAGAGCAAGATTGTGCCTGTGCTGAAACCCGGTAAGCTAACGATTCAACTTCCTGCCGGCTAGACAAATTCTAATCAACATTGTGATCTCTATCAGGTGCCGGTGTTGTCACGTCGCGTGCCCATGTCCACTATGTTGTCACCGAACATGGCATCGCTTCGCTCTTTGGCAAAAATGTGCGCCAGCGTATGTATGAGCTCATCCAAATCGCCGACCCCAAGCACCGTGAGGCGTTGGAGAAGGCCGCCTGCGAGAGATTAGGAGTTATGCCATCGCCCAATTAATTATGCCCGTACGTCATAAAAAACGCATCTACAACTTTGGAACTACACTAACAGTCGATACAATTTATATGTGCGAAGctgatattatttttttgtaatgcaTTCTTTGAAATTCCGGTAATATAAAAAACTGACCTACAGCtgataaataaaaaccaaaatataagaaaaaaaacatgcatattatttaaatcatttttgtatACCGgcgacaatttattgtttcatACTCCAATTTATGAAATGATGTGAACAGAAAGTGTGGCTAAGGTCTAGCTGTGAAAATGTAGTCGGAAGTTTGGGGACTGTTACACTTTTATCGTAATAAGTACTTATATACAATTATACGCGTTGTCTCAACTGTTTGCAAAAATGCATGGGGGGATTTACACAGTTTTAGTTAGTTTATAAAAAGATAGTACTTAAAAGTTAAAGAGTTAGTAGCATATAGTATGTAGTTTGTATTACATCATCATTAGGTTTTATTATTGATTGTTGTTAAATTGTGGTGTTTTCATTTAAGGATCTGAGAAGAGGAACTAAACGTACATTTTCAAGTTATACATCGTTTATCTCGTATGTAAAGTATGTAattatatattgtgtatatagGGCCTAAAACAGTTTTAAAAATCTACAAATATAGCTTAGAAACGTCTCGATGCTTTACTTCTTCTTCTGGTTCTTGGCGTTTTTGCCATCGGCATTCTGCTCAATTTTGGCGCGCTTCTTTGGGTGCTCGATTTCCTCATCCTCTGGCTCATCCTCatcgtcctcctcctccatgTCGACGACCTCAACATCATCCTTAATGGTCTGGCCGTGAATGTAGACGGGTCCGCTGCCCTTGATTAGCTTGAATGTCACCTTTGTTTCGTAGAACTCCACATCGGGATTAACGGCGCGCGTCTCTCCGGCCTTGAGCACAGCAATCGGTATCTGTATCGAGTCCTTGCCTGTGGTCACCTGTAGATATgagaaatgtttatttattacagCTGAGCGAATGTACAATTGTTTTCAATGGCAATTACTGATTATATTCTAAACCGATAAAGTGGCGTTCAAATAGTTAACCATTAGATCAACGCAAAATTCCAATTAAATCAGATTGCAGACAGCAAAATGTCTGAGATAAGAGTAACAAAATATTGTTCTTCatcatgaatgaatgaatatgtAGATAAGCCTTGCATTTCAAAAGTCTACTTTTGGGGTTACACTTTTCAAGATAATTTCTTCAAGTGTTTcggttttcacttttggcTTGATAAGAGGATTTCATTAAGCTGAACAAAACGCACTTATCTCTGATATAAATAGACCTTCAAGAGTTCAATACTAAGTTGATATAATGCATCATGCAATTGTATCTGACTATCAAAAATTGGAATTTGGAATTTCCAACTAAATATGTACGAGAATTGTGAATTATCAGATTAATCGCAGCGAATACATATCACTGTCACACTTCCAACGGCGATATCTATTCAAAATCAGTTATTCCACTCAAGTGAGTCGCGATGACAGCGGACATCGGGCAACAGCGGTAAACACGACCTAATAACGGCGCTTACGAATTCTTCCCGGGCCATTCGTTGGTCTGCAGTCGCAGAGACAACATCAACCATCAACCGGCTTATTAAATCCTACGCTTGCGGAAGTTTTACGTTTTAcattcaatttttcaatttgcaagtGCCAAGCGCGTGCTACATTCAACAAGTTAACGCGAACTCTacttaaacaaataaaaataatacataatatacatttataataaaaaataatctttGAAAAAGAGTCAATTTGTGTTCAAGGGTTTTACTTCATCCAAAGTACTTCGCTTACAAAGAAAGATTCGCAAATATGTGCGACTATGACGGTGCGTTCGAGTATTTCATAAGTGTTTAATAATCTTCAAGTAtcatgtaaataaaaaaaattactagACAactttctaaaaaaaaaatccccAGACAATACGGAACAGGAGAAATCTTTAATGAAAGTGAAATATTTGCAGATTTTAAAGAAACGTTGCGCATTGAAGCaagaaattgttaaattataaaagaagATTCTATATCCTAAGAGTTAAATGATTTCACAAGTAGCCAAATTGCTCTTGACAAATTATTTCGGTATCAATAacgtttattgttattgtttataaaactACAATCAGAAAGAGTCTCTTATTAATGGAGTACAATAAATGCTAGTTAACTATTCATAAATTTCAGAAGATTTTCTTAGACAAAACCCGTCTCGAAGATAACGTGATAATAAACATAACGCTATCATAAACAAAAGTCCTCATAAATAAATGGTATTCAAATGTCGTTAAGGGTCGGAGAAGATGAACGAAAAACTCATAAAACAAATAGACACTTTCAATGGAAATTTACAGATGGTTTccgttttttttcttttctttttttgagaTTAAAGTAGGGGGGTCTATCAAGCAATGGAGATCTATTGTGTAGGCCACGTATCACGAGACTCCCAATATTCCCGAAGCAATTCTTGGTCCCACTTGAGATAGTGTCGGTGGTCCTAAAGtgtaaagcaataaataaaataaaacatatgctatgatatgtactatataaatataattgtcaACTGAGCTAGATAAGATCCCAATCATTATTTTCTGGTTCAAGTATTTTTCCTATTCGCCTGCAGATGAACTTTATCATGAACGCCTCCCAAACGTTTGTGGCGCCATTAATGCCAAGGCCAAGAATTGTTGCAGCACGGATAGTATAAAGCGAAAGTTGCCCATCTGCACTTGGCTGCCCAAATACAAGGCGAAATATCTGATAGATGACATTGTGGCTGGTTTGACGGTAGGTCTCACAGCTGTCGCCCAAGGCATTGCCTATGGAGCTGTTGCTGGTCTGCCGAATGTTTATGGCCTGTACTCAAGTTTTATGGGCAGCTTTACGTACATCTTCTTTGGCACCTGCAAGGACATCACAGTGGGTAAGTATCTGCGTTCATACGAAAGCAATATTCTTTAATCTTTGATTTGGTACAAGGTCCCACGGCTATTATATCGATGATGGTGAATCCACACATCGATGGAAATCCAGATCTTGCAGTGCTACTTTGCTTTTTATCGGGTTGTTTGATATTGTTGCTGGGCTTATTAAATCTCGGCGTCTTGATGCGATTCATTTCAATACCCGTGACGACGGGATTTACCCTGGCCGCTGCCTTGACGGTGGGCAGTGGTCAGATTAACAATCTCTTTGGCATTCAAAGTAATTCGAACGAGTTTCTCAAATCGTGGATCAATTTCTTTGGACACATCACAGAGACACGGCGGAATGATGCCTTACTTGGTTGCTGTACGATGATTGTATTGTTATTCATGCGAGTAAGTTGAGTTGATGTGCAGTGCAGTATTTTTAATGACAAAAACATTGTTTTAATAGAAACTGAAGGACGTTAAATGGGGCTTTCATCAGTTAAACAGATATTTGTCACTATGTCGCAATGTTTTGGCCGTAATTGTGGGTATCTTGTTATGTTATCTGCTGAGTCGTGGTGACAATGAAATGCCATTTCGCATTAGTGGTGAAATCCAAGCCGGTTTGCCACCCGTTCGTGTGCCGCCATTCGAAACTCAGGATGCGGATGGTGAGCCAATGAACTTCAGCGAAATGGTCTCCAAGCTCGGAGGATCGATCGCCTCAATAGCGTTGCTAAGCATCTTGGAGAGCGTGGCAATTGCCAAATCATTCTGTGCGTCAACTTGGTTGCTTTGCATAGCAAGATTTTGATTATATCAAAAGAGTTTCTCTTTGCAGCCAAGGGAAAGATTGTGGATGCTTCGCAGGAGATGGTTGCCCTGGGCTGTTGCAATGTCTTCAGCAGCTTCTTCTCCTCGATGCCCATAACTGGATCCTTCGCAAGATCGGCTGTCAACAATGCAAGTGGTGTGCAGACGACACTTGGCGGCGCCATCACCGGCATCCTTATCCTGATGACACTCGCCTTTCTCACTCCCACATTTGCGTATATTCCCAAGGCAACTCTAGCAGCCATCATCATAGCAGCCATGTTATTCATGGTGGAGTACGACAAGATTGCCGAGATTTGGCGTGCCAAGAGTAAGTTGAATAGATAAAAATCACCTTTGATGATTCATTTGTTATCTTTTCCGGTTGCTACGTAGAGCGCGATATGTTGCCCTTTTTGGCTACAGCGTTGAGTTGTCTTTTCTGGTCGCTGGAGTACGGAATGTTGGTTGGCATCGTGGTCAATGCGCTGTTCATACTGAAGAAGAGCATGACTCCACAGTTTCAGCTTGAAACACAAAAGGTGAGCttagaaaaataaatcttCTCCAATTTTTAGACATATGAATGCGCTTTAAAGAACACAAATAATAAGTGAAGGGTCTATTACAGTCAAAACTAAGCTGTAGAATTCTTAATTACTTGTTTACCCTCCTTATCAAACTCAGCACAATGGCATCGAACTGTGTCTGGCGGAGCTCAAAGGCAGCGTTGATTACACGGCAGCCGAATATTTGAAGATCACAATTGTCACGCACGTGACGGAGCGGCACATGGGCAATGGCAATGTTTCGTTGGTGATCATTAAAGGTGCCGAGATTAATTCAATTGATGCGACAGTGGCAGCTGTAAGTAATTCATCCATCCACATATCCGTCAACATCATATTAAGCTTATTGTCTTCTCCGCCTTGTAGACAATTGTTTCGCTACAGGAAGATCTCAAGCTACTGCAGTGCGATCTCATTTGCTGGAACTGGAACTTGGCAGCAGCGGGAGTCGTGTGCCGTCTGCACAAGAAGTCGCGCAACATGTTCAAGTTTACGAAAAACTTTTCAGAACTTTTAGAAACAATACCACCAGCACATGGCGGCAACGATTCTCATATTGCATGCGACTTGAATCAATAAAAAAGACAGTTGTTTTTAAGCATACATTCATTCATGTACAGTTAAGCATTCAGTGTTCAGTGCTTTTGAGAGTACTCGAATAGAAGACACCCTGCAAGCACctgatattgttgttttttgtaacatacactttttaaattgaatttgaatacaaaaaaaaaaaaaaaaaaatggaaaataaagtgatttttttttgggtaagcataatattaaaatgctGCCTTTAAGTTTTAGTAGTTTCTCCCCTTGGCTAGTATAATGCTATTTAATTGCTGGTTAAAATAAGTTGTGATCCCTTTCATCTTTTCAACATAAAAAGATACCATTAATTTTGAGtcaacctttttttttataagttatgcatttatattaaatgtagttGTAATTACTGCAATTTGACTATAATATTTGTAGAAAAGGGAGATTATACGTTgcaatcattttattgtaaatgttCTATTTGGTAAAATGTATCAAGTTTTATTGTAGGGTGTGCAATAGGTATATCATCATATGTAAAACCCATTTGTGACGTCACAAGCGCACAGCTATCAGACAAAGGGCGCGCTTTACAGATACAGACAAAATTACCCTATGCCACAAACAAATGCTGCGCGTGCTTGCatcaaatacaacaaaaccGGTACATTTTTCCGGCCCTGGAAgcgatataaaaaaaagagaacccCCACACCAACATATGTACAAGCACTTACCTCGACTACATTGAACTCATTATCCTTAGCCTCAGCACCAAGCAGCACTTGCTTGATAACGAGCTTTTGGCCGCGCGAATAATCCTCATCGACAAAGTCCCAAGTTTCGGTGTTCTCCTCTGCGGTCAGGGTGACTCCTGCAAATTGATACGTATTGCGGattaaaacacacaaaaaaattatattcgcACTTGTGTgtacatttacatatacacacacgcatattgCGTGCCTTTATGTGTGCGTGCGTATACGGGTAAACTGTCTCGCCGTCGCAACCTTGAATAAAAATGCCGGCACCCGGCAACGTTGCACCAgcaaattacaattacatcTACTTGTAACTTATTGGACACATGTGTTAGACAAATTGGCGGCAAGTCGATAATTAATAGTTACCATAGAATGATTCTTCCGCCATTATAATTACGAATTTGAAGGTTTAAACGTTTAAATTCAAGCGGCGAGCACGTGTTgagcaaaaacttttgcaaaatGGAA includes the following:
- the LOC132786780 gene encoding 4-hydroxybutyrate coenzyme A transferase, giving the protein MSKQLARRVGQVNKFLTAASANAAATHNNYYTYVQELSHPIDREPPIVSAEEAVSCIKSGDTVFAQGAAGTPNVLLNAMTQHGKCNKLEKITVCHMHTEGPAEYCKPEYKDIFRSNSFFMGGNVRKAVAEGRGDNVPIFLHEIPQLFYKKIVKPDVTFIHVSPPDRHGFCSLGTSVDCVRAGLLNSKKIVAQINPNMPRTFGDSIIHKSHFDFAVEVNEKLPQHGTGEISPVEQKIGKLIAENLVKDGATLQMGIGSIPDAVLAALHNHKDLGIHSEMFANGVVDLVKKGCVTNSKKKMHRGRIVGSFLIGDQALYDFVNDNPFIEMLVIDYVNNTSIVKQQPRMTAINSCIEVDLTGQVCSDSIGTRFYSGFGGQVDFIRGAAEGLDGLGVPIIAMPSTTNKGESKIVPVLKPGAGVVTSRAHVHYVVTEHGIASLFGKNVRQRMYELIQIADPKHREALEKAACERLGVMPSPN
- the LOC132786785 gene encoding nucleoplasmin-like protein; amino-acid sequence: MAEESFYGVTLTAEENTETWDFVDEDYSRGQKLVIKQVLLGAEAKDNEFNVVEVTTGKDSIQIPIAVLKAGETRAVNPDVEFYETKVTFKLIKGSGPVYIHGQTIKDDVEVVDMEEEDDEDEPEDEEIEHPKKRAKIEQNADGKNAKNQKKK
- the LOC132786779 gene encoding sodium-independent sulfate anion transporter: MCDYDDELYHERLPNVCGAINAKAKNCCSTDSIKRKLPICTWLPKYKAKYLIDDIVAGLTVGLTAVAQGIAYGAVAGLPNVYGLYSSFMGSFTYIFFGTCKDITVGPTAIISMMVNPHIDGNPDLAVLLCFLSGCLILLLGLLNLGVLMRFISIPVTTGFTLAAALTVGSGQINNLFGIQSNSNEFLKSWINFFGHITETRRNDALLGCCTMIVLLFMRKLKDVKWGFHQLNRYLSLCRNVLAVIVGILLCYLLSRGDNEMPFRISGEIQAGLPPVRVPPFETQDADGEPMNFSEMVSKLGGSIASIALLSILESVAIAKSFSKGKIVDASQEMVALGCCNVFSSFFSSMPITGSFARSAVNNASGVQTTLGGAITGILILMTLAFLTPTFAYIPKATLAAIIIAAMLFMVEYDKIAEIWRAKKRDMLPFLATALSCLFWSLEYGMLVGIVVNALFILKKSMTPQFQLETQKHNGIELCLAELKGSVDYTAAEYLKITIVTHVTERHMGNGNVSLVIIKGAEINSIDATVAATIVSLQEDLKLLQCDLICWNWNLAAAGVVCRLHKKSRNMFKFTKNFSELLETIPPAHGGNDSHIACDLNQ